In Sorghum bicolor cultivar BTx623 chromosome 10, Sorghum_bicolor_NCBIv3, whole genome shotgun sequence, one genomic interval encodes:
- the LOC8072635 gene encoding uncharacterized protein LOC8072635, which translates to MAKHLNFLLVTVACIHHIAYAASLKVAAATGTAYEILDKNNLPRGLLPQGVRSYVLNPDGKLEVTLAGQCEIPVNFGGQQLKFRFSSTVGGVINPGSIHEVYGVDVQIKFGWLGIRQVDRAGDQLTFQAKPFTQSFPVSTFAVSQSCS; encoded by the coding sequence ATGGCCAAGCACCTCAATTTTCTCCTCGTCACCGTGGCTTGCATCCACCACATTGCGTACGCAGCGAGCTTGAAAGTGGCGGCTGCGACAGGGACGGCATACGAGATCCTGGACAAAAACAACTTACCGCGTGGACTCCTCCCCCAGGGCGTGCGATCATACGTTCTCAACCCGGACGGCAAACTAGAAGTGACCCTCGCCGGCCAGTGTGAGATTCCAGTCAACTTCGGCGGCCAACAGCTCAAGTTCCGTTTCTCCAGCACGGTTGGAGGAGTCATCAACCCCGGTTCCATCCATGAGGTGTACGGCGTGGATGTGCAGATCAAGTTCGGGTGGCTCGGCATCAGACAAGTCGACCGTGCCGGTGATCAACTCACATTTCAGGCCAAGCCGTTCACACAGTCGTTTCCGGTCAGCACCTTCGCCGTGAGCCAGTCCTGCAGCTGA
- the LOC8072636 gene encoding uncharacterized protein LOC8072636, with protein MATQHILLLLIVACIHHIAYASTAYDILDKNNLPRGLLPQGVRSYVLNPDGKLEVTLAGQCEIPVNFGGQQLKFRFSSTVGGVINPGSIHEVYGVDVQIKFGWLGIRQVDRAGDQLTFQAKQFTQSFPVSAFAVSHSCS; from the coding sequence ATGGCCACGCAGCAcattctcctcctcctcatcgtgGCTTGCATCCACCACATTGCATACGCGAGCACGGCATACGACATCCTGGACAAAAACAACTTACCACGTGGCCTCCTCCCCCAGGGCGTGCGATCGTACGTGCTCAACCCTGACGGCAAACTGGAAGTGACCCTCGCCGGCCAGTGTGAGATTCCAGTCAACTTCGGCGGCCAACAGCTCAAGTTCCGTTTCTCCAGCACGGTTGGAGGAGTCATCAACCCCGGTTCCATCCATGAGGTGTATGGCGTGGATGTGCAGATCAAGTTCGGGTGGCTCGGCATCAGACAAGTCGACCGTGCCGGTGACCAACTCACGTTTCAGGCCAAGCAGTTCACACAGTCGTTTCCGGTCAGCGCCTTCGCCGTGAGCCACTCCTGCAGCTGA